The sequence below is a genomic window from Pseudomonas cannabina.
CTGATACCGGCGTCAGCCAGCAGGCGTGCATCCAGACGAGCCAGTTGATGGCGGCTGGACAGGCGGCGCTGCCAGAGCATCAGGTTGGCGAATACGCGCAGATGCAGAGAAGCTTTTGCGTTGTTGACGGTGCTTTCGCTGAACAGATCGGAACTGATTGTACGTTCCATGGTGTGACTTCCTTCCGCTTGTGGCGGGATAAGTGAGTTGCTTGACTGGTGCCTATCTTCCTCGCTCGCGTACAGCTTCCATAGACACAGTTCATTTGTATTGTGAGGGTTCAGTTAACTGTGATTGGGCACTGTTTTGTTCATAAATGGGGCAACTGTACCGGTCAGCACTTTTGTGGTGCGTTTTGTGCTCGATTGTGGTGTTTTTTGCGTTTTAAGGCAGTTTTATGACCGGTACAGAAGTACAGTTTTTTGAAATGCTCATCCGTCGAGGTTGGAAGTGATGGGAAAAAGATGGTATTCACTTCCAACTGTCTTGTTCAGCCCGGCAGCATCCGCCCGGTTTCTTCCAGGTTGATGTGCCAACTCAGTGCTTGGCGAAGGATGTGCGGGGTGTGTCCGCCTATCGCGCAGGCGGCATTGAAATAAGCGTTCAGGGCTTCGCGATAATCGGGATGCACGCAGTTGTCGATGACCACCCGCGCGCGTTCGCGGGGTGCCAGGCCACGCAAGTCCGCCAGGCCCTGTTCGGTGACCAGAATGTCGACGTCATGCTCGGTGTGATCGACATGGCTGACCATCGGCACAACACTGGAAATCGCGCCGCCCTTGGCGATCGACTTGGTGACGAAGATCGCCAGGTGCGCATTGCGCGAGAAATCCCCGGATCCACCAATACCGTTCATCATTCGCGTGCCGCAAACGTGGGTAGAGTTCACGTTGCCATACAGGTCGAATTCCAGCGCGGTGTTGATGCCGATGATCCCCAGGCGGCGAATGACTTCCGGATGATTGGAAATCTCTTGCGGGCGCAGCACCAGTCGAGACTTGTAGCGATTGAAGTCGGCAAAGACTTCCGCGTGCTTGGCCGCCGACAGGGTCATTGAGCTGCCTGACGCGAAACTCAGCTTGCCCGCATCGAACAGGTCGAATGTCGAGTCCTGCAACACCTCGGAATACATGGTCAGGTCGCTGAACGGTGATTCCAGCAGGCCGTGCATCACCGCATTGGCGATATTGCCAATGCCGGCTTGCAGGGGCATCAACTTGTCGGTGAGGCGGTCTTCGCGCACTTCGTTTTTGAAGAACTCCACCAGATGGTTGGCGATGGCCTGAGTGTCGGCGTCGGGAGGCGTCACTGTGGAAGGCGAATCGGGCTGATTGCTGATGACGATGCCGACGATTTTTGCCGGATCAATCTTCACTGCATGGCTGCCGATACGGGAGTCTGCTTCCAGCACCGGGATCGGCAAGCGCGTCGGGCGGTAGCTGGGAATATAGATGTCATGCAGGCCTTCCAGCTCAAGGGGCTGGGACAGGTTGATTTCCACAATCACCTGTT
It includes:
- a CDS encoding acetyl-CoA hydrolase/transferase family protein, whose amino-acid sequence is MYRDRIRLPSLMSKVMSAAQAAAMIEDGMTVGMSGFTRAGEAKAVPHALAERAKVTPLKISLMTGASLGNDLDKQLTESGVLSRRMPFQVDSTLRKAINNGTVMFIDQHLSDTVEMLRNRQIKAVDLAVIECVAITEEGHLVLSTSVGNSASFAILAKQVIVEINLSQPLELEGLHDIYIPSYRPTRLPIPVLEADSRIGSHAVKIDPAKIVGIVISNQPDSPSTVTPPDADTQAIANHLVEFFKNEVREDRLTDKLMPLQAGIGNIANAVMHGLLESPFSDLTMYSEVLQDSTFDLFDAGKLSFASGSSMTLSAAKHAEVFADFNRYKSRLVLRPQEISNHPEVIRRLGIIGINTALEFDLYGNVNSTHVCGTRMMNGIGGSGDFSRNAHLAIFVTKSIAKGGAISSVVPMVSHVDHTEHDVDILVTEQGLADLRGLAPRERARVVIDNCVHPDYREALNAYFNAACAIGGHTPHILRQALSWHINLEETGRMLPG
- a CDS encoding DUF1127 domain-containing protein — translated: MERTISSDLFSESTVNNAKASLHLRVFANLMLWQRRLSSRHQLARLDARLLADAGISESQRYEELSKPFWR